One Lysinibacillus sp. OF-1 DNA segment encodes these proteins:
- a CDS encoding glycosyltransferase family 2 protein has protein sequence MKISFLSPAFNSEEWILTMLDSIPKEYAYEIIIVDDGSTDNTLAILQDYQKNCAALKIIVHPTNLGASVAYNRCIAEATGDYIAIIDSDDHYLPAIRNVLAQVDGTFDVYYYNMIIKNGFAFIKDESNRYSLPGQFKIIRRSLIGDAKFTIRKDIAGDWDFNCALMDKNPTSKYTNEFAYWYNYPRENSECDLHQRGLK, from the coding sequence ATGAAGATAAGTTTTTTATCACCTGCGTTTAATAGCGAAGAATGGATCTTAACAATGCTTGACAGTATTCCTAAAGAATATGCCTATGAAATTATCATTGTGGATGATGGTTCTACTGACAATACATTAGCCATTTTACAGGACTACCAAAAAAACTGTGCAGCTTTAAAAATCATCGTGCATCCAACGAACCTTGGGGCTAGTGTTGCTTATAATCGCTGCATTGCAGAGGCGACAGGAGACTATATAGCCATCATCGATAGCGATGACCACTACTTGCCAGCTATTCGCAATGTATTAGCACAAGTGGATGGCACATTTGATGTTTACTATTACAACATGATCATTAAAAATGGCTTCGCCTTTATTAAAGATGAATCGAATCGCTATTCCTTACCCGGACAATTTAAAATCATTCGAAGAAGTTTAATTGGGGATGCAAAATTTACAATACGCAAAGATATAGCAGGAGATTGGGATTTTAATTGTGCCCTCATGGATAAAAATCCGACAAGTAAATATACAAACGAATTTGCTTACTGGTACAACTATCCTAGAGAAAACTCAGAATGTGATCTACACCAAAGAGGATTGAAATAA